From Slackia heliotrinireducens DSM 20476:
ATGCCATCCAGATGCGCTGCAAGGCCTTCGGCAGCATGCCGCTGGCGGTGAAAATTACTCCTGAGCAGCTGCTGAGCCTTCTTGGCATCATTCCTTTCGAACTGGTGAAAGCCCTGCCGAAGATGCTTCTTGAGGGCATCAAGGGATCCAAGGCCCAGGACCAGTCGAAATAATCGCGTGTGACGTGTGATGCGGGGGTTTCGAATCGAGCACGATTCCCTTGCAGAGTCACACTTTGAAGGCCAGGTCACACGACCTGGCCTTTCCCATATTGGAGCGTGCGTCTGCGGGGTTTTGGAACAGGGGACGGGTTTGGTGTTCCACGCTTGCGGGTGGACTTTGGGGACACTGATAATTGACTTGGCCGGGTTGGCGTGCGCCACCCGGCTGGGCGATAATGGCGCCGGGCCCGCCCCAGTGACCCCATTAGGGACCGTCCGCGCGAGCGTGACCTTGCTCCGATCAGTCCTGGAGGGCCCGGCGCCGGAGGCCATTCCCATGACCTCATAGGAGCTTGGCGTTGCCGCCTTCGCACCCGAAACAAGCGAAGTGTACCACACGCCCCGTCAGTGTCTTGTCTGGGACGGACCCTCCGCCGCCGCGAACCTGGAAAAGAAGGACGAGGGAGGGTGAATGGAGTGCACGGCAGGGGCGCCGGCGTTCGCCGGCGTCGACACCCACAAGGAGACGAACATGCTGGCCCTCAAGGACGGGCTCGGCCGCACGGTCGGAATCTGGGAGTTCCCGGCGAACCCCGCCGGCTACGACGCGCTCGCCGACGCGATCGGCGACACCTCCGTGCCGGTCGGCGTCGAGGGCGCCCGGTCCTACGGCGCGGGCCTCGCGCAGAGGCTCGCCGAGCTCGGCTACGAGGTCCGCGAGGTCGTCAGGCCGCGCCGCGAGCAGCGCCGCCGCGGCAAGACCGACGAGATCGACGCGCTGGCGGCGTGCGACAACCTGGCCGCCGGCAGGAGCATGCCCGCCAAGGAGATGGAGGGGGGCGCCGCGGCCCTGCGCTGGCTGATGGTCGCCCGCGAGCAGGAGGTCGCCCACATGACGAGGCTCGCCTGCTGCATGGACTCCATGCTGGTCACGGCGCCCTACGGCGTCCGCGAACGGTGGCGCGGCCTCGAAGGCGCCGCCCTGATGCGGGCCGTCGCCGCGGGCAGGCCCAAGGACGCGGCCGGCCGCACGATGAGGGAGGTCGCGAAAAGCTGGCTGGGGGCCGAGGCGCGCGCGGGCAGGCTCGAGGCGGAGATCCTGGAGCTGATGGCGCGCTCGTACCCCGCCCTGATCGGCGCGCCGTGCGTCGGCGCGATCAGCGGCGCCCGCATCGTCCTGGCCGCCGGGTCCAACCCGTCCCGCCTGGGCGGCGAGGCCGCCTTCTCGATGCTCTGCGGCACCTCGCCCGTGCCCGCGTCGTCGGGCAACACCGTCCGGCACCGCCTGAACCGGGGCGGCAACCGCCAGGCCAACCGGGCCGTCCACGAGATCGCCCGCGCGAGGATGTCCCACGACCCGCGCACGAAGGCCTACATCGCGCGGAAGATGTCGGAGGGCAAGAC
This genomic window contains:
- a CDS encoding IS110 family transposase; translation: MECTAGAPAFAGVDTHKETNMLALKDGLGRTVGIWEFPANPAGYDALADAIGDTSVPVGVEGARSYGAGLAQRLAELGYEVREVVRPRREQRRRGKTDEIDALAACDNLAAGRSMPAKEMEGGAAALRWLMVAREQEVAHMTRLACCMDSMLVTAPYGVRERWRGLEGAALMRAVAAGRPKDAAGRTMREVAKSWLGAEARAGRLEAEILELMARSYPALIGAPCVGAISGARIVLAAGSNPSRLGGEAAFSMLCGTSPVPASSGNTVRHRLNRGGNRQANRAVHEIARARMSHDPRTKAYIARKMSEGKTKREAVRCLCRYIAREIYRLLTGPQEPPCDQSALAERRKACGLTQRQAAEGAGITRAKVGGLERLAEFDTESLLRYDAFLREVEAEKGLDSI